The DNA segment GCACCGTAATGAAGCAATCCAACCCCAGTGGAGTAAATAGACTGATCCACGTATTCGTATAACCCTTTAATCGGCAATGGTGAGGCGACGCGAACCGGCATCCCAAAGGTTGCCTCCGCGATGTCCACCACGCCTTGGATCGAAGCAGTACCGCCTGTGAGCACGATACCTGCGGCGATTTGATCTTCTAAACCACTGTCTTTCAGCTCCTTGAGCACTAACTCAAACAGCTCTTGATATCTCGGCTCAACCACTTCGGCCAAAGTATGGCGTGACATGCTACGCGATGGACGACCACCGACAGAAGGCACTTCGATACTGTCTTCGCGGCTCACCATGGAGCTGCGCGCACAGGCGAACTGCACTTTAATTTGTTCAGCATGTGACGAAGGTGTGCGGAAAATCTTCGCGATATCATTGGTCACTTGGTTGCCCGCAACCGGCACAACCGCGCAGTGACGCAGCGCACCATTGGTGTACACTGCGATATCCGTCGTGCCACCGCCGATATCGACGATACACACACCTAAGTCTTTTTCATCGAAGGTTAATACCGCATCCGCCGACGCAATGCCGGAGAACACTAAGTCATCGACCTTCAAGCCACAGCGTTCAACACTCTTAGTGATGTTCTTCGCCATATCGTTGGCGCAGGTCACTATGTGTACCTTGGCTTCCATCCGCATGCCTGACATGCCGATAGGGCTGCGAATGCCGTCTTGTACGTCAATCGCATATTCCTGTGGTAACACATGCAGAATGCGACGTTCGGTCGGGATCTTCACCGAGCGCGCGGTGTGGATCACGTTGTCGACGTCTTCCTGTGTCACTTCTTCATCGTTAATCGACACCATGCCATTTTCGTTTTGGCAGGCGATATGTTTACCGGAGATGCTCAGGTAAACCGATGATACTTGGCAGTCTGCCATTAATTCCGCTTGATCGAGCGCGCGTTGCACACTGCGCACGATGGAGTCTAAATCGTTAACGCCACCCTTATCCATGCCCCTTGAAGGGTGGTTACCAAGGCCGACTATGCTGATTTCGCCATCGGGCAGAACTTCGCCTATGATCACTGCGACTTTAGAGGTTCCTATGTCCAATCCGACGATCAGATTTCTATCTTGGTTTTTGGTCATTAATTATCGGCTCTCTTGTTTGTGCATCGCCCCAGCCTACGGCCAACCCTGTGTCGTAGCGCAAATCCACTCTGGCAATCGGTTTATCTTGTTTCGCCAGTAACGGATAAACAGTGATAAACCTTTGTATCCTTGCCATTTTATCTTCTCGACCTAGGTCTAAAACAATACCGTTACCCAGTGTCGCGTGCCACGCATGACGTGGCGTTAAACTCAAATTGGCCAAGGTAAAGCCATTAATCTTCAGTAGCGAGTTAACCTGCGCGTAGGCGGTTAACACTTCGGTCCCCATATCATCTGGCCCAGATAAATAAGGCAGATGCTCTAGCTCAGGATGCGATGGCGCTTCAAACACTTCACCATGCACATTGAGCCAAGCGGTACCATTCCAATGGGCGACCGGTTGTTGCTCCTGTAAATACACCCTGAGTTTCGCTGGCCATTCACGCCTCACTGACGCGCGATACACCCAAGGTAAGGCTTCTAAGGCCTGTTGCACTAAAGTGATGTCTGCGCTGAAAAAACTCCGCTGCATTAAATCCTGTAGTGCAATTTGTATATCTCTATCTGTGGTGTAAGTCCGTTCACCTTTGATGGCCACAGCCTCAATGGGCAGCGTGCTGGCATCATTTAAAAACTTATGCAGTTGGTAGCCACCAAAAACAAAACTCCCAATGACTAGCCATAAAAAACCAATTCCGCTCCACAGGTACCAATTAACCCGTGACATCCTCGCCCACCAGTGTCGCCTCTTATCACTCCAAGACACGTTTGTTTCCACCTTTCAACGACACTACTAAAAACCACAGAAAATCGGCCATTATATAGAGCTAAAGCCTCGGGTCAAAATTTCCTTTAAACCCGAGTTGTTCCGCAATACATCAAGGTTTTACCTCGGTTGTC comes from the Shewanella mangrovisoli genome and includes:
- the ftsA gene encoding cell division protein FtsA; the encoded protein is MTKNQDRNLIVGLDIGTSKVAVIIGEVLPDGEISIVGLGNHPSRGMDKGGVNDLDSIVRSVQRALDQAELMADCQVSSVYLSISGKHIACQNENGMVSINDEEVTQEDVDNVIHTARSVKIPTERRILHVLPQEYAIDVQDGIRSPIGMSGMRMEAKVHIVTCANDMAKNITKSVERCGLKVDDLVFSGIASADAVLTFDEKDLGVCIVDIGGGTTDIAVYTNGALRHCAVVPVAGNQVTNDIAKIFRTPSSHAEQIKVQFACARSSMVSREDSIEVPSVGGRPSRSMSRHTLAEVVEPRYQELFELVLKELKDSGLEDQIAAGIVLTGGTASIQGVVDIAEATFGMPVRVASPLPIKGLYEYVDQSIYSTGVGLLHYGARRVLERQFERPERQGVTSAWNRVQSWFKGEF
- a CDS encoding cell division protein FtsQ/DivIB: MSRVNWYLWSGIGFLWLVIGSFVFGGYQLHKFLNDASTLPIEAVAIKGERTYTTDRDIQIALQDLMQRSFFSADITLVQQALEALPWVYRASVRREWPAKLRVYLQEQQPVAHWNGTAWLNVHGEVFEAPSHPELEHLPYLSGPDDMGTEVLTAYAQVNSLLKINGFTLANLSLTPRHAWHATLGNGIVLDLGREDKMARIQRFITVYPLLAKQDKPIARVDLRYDTGLAVGWGDAQTREPIINDQKPR